A part of Streptomyces sp. NBC_01235 genomic DNA contains:
- a CDS encoding NADH-quinone oxidoreductase subunit M, which yields MSFPLLTATAALPAIGAVATAAVPAARRNAAKALALLVSLATLVLAIVVLVRFDPGGDRYQLTESHSWIKDFGVRYELGVDGIAVALIALTALLIPFIILAGWHDADPLETGNKRWRPTQGFFALILAVEAMVIISFEATDVFLFYIFFEAMLIPMYFLIGGFGDRAHEHGEEAASTQRSYAAVKFLLYNLVGGLIMLAAVIGLYVVAGNFSLSEIAEARANGTLDMATNTERWLFLGFFFAFAVKAPLWPLHTWLPNAMGEATAPVAVLITAVVDKVGTFAMLRFCLQLFPEASKWATPAILVLALISIIYGALLAVGQRDIKRLVAYASISHFGFIILGIFAMTSQGQSGATLYMVNHGISTAALMLVAGFLISRRGSRLIADYGGVQKVAPVLAGTFLIGGLATLSLPGLAPFVSEFLVLVGTFARYPAIGIIATFGIVLAALYTLVLYQRTMTGPVKPEVSAMPDLRARELVVVAPLIVLLIFLGVYPKPVTDIVNPAVKQTLSDVHKKDPKPEVEAAK from the coding sequence ATGTCCTTTCCTCTGCTGACAGCGACGGCGGCACTCCCGGCGATCGGGGCGGTCGCCACGGCCGCCGTGCCGGCCGCCCGGCGCAACGCCGCCAAGGCGCTGGCGCTGCTGGTCTCCCTCGCGACGCTCGTTCTGGCGATCGTCGTCCTGGTCCGTTTCGATCCCGGCGGCGACCGCTACCAGCTCACCGAATCCCACTCCTGGATCAAGGACTTCGGGGTCAGGTACGAACTGGGTGTGGACGGCATCGCGGTGGCGCTCATCGCGCTGACCGCGCTGCTGATCCCGTTCATCATCCTGGCGGGCTGGCACGACGCCGACCCGCTGGAGACGGGCAACAAGCGCTGGCGGCCGACGCAGGGCTTCTTCGCCCTGATCCTGGCCGTCGAGGCGATGGTGATCATCTCCTTCGAGGCCACCGACGTCTTCCTCTTCTACATCTTCTTCGAAGCCATGCTCATCCCGATGTACTTCCTCATCGGCGGTTTCGGGGACCGTGCCCACGAGCACGGCGAGGAGGCGGCGTCCACGCAACGGTCGTACGCGGCCGTGAAGTTCCTGCTGTACAACCTGGTCGGCGGTCTGATCATGCTGGCCGCGGTGATCGGCCTCTATGTGGTCGCCGGGAACTTCTCGCTCTCCGAGATCGCCGAGGCGCGTGCCAACGGAACGCTCGACATGGCGACGAACACCGAACGCTGGCTGTTCCTCGGCTTCTTCTTCGCCTTCGCGGTGAAGGCCCCCCTGTGGCCGCTGCACACCTGGCTGCCCAACGCCATGGGTGAGGCCACGGCTCCGGTCGCCGTGCTCATCACGGCGGTCGTCGACAAGGTGGGCACCTTCGCGATGCTCCGGTTCTGCCTCCAGCTGTTCCCGGAGGCGAGCAAGTGGGCGACACCCGCCATCCTCGTACTGGCGCTGATCAGCATCATCTACGGGGCGCTGCTCGCCGTGGGACAGCGGGACATCAAGCGGCTGGTGGCGTACGCGTCGATCTCGCACTTCGGGTTCATCATCCTGGGCATCTTCGCGATGACCAGCCAGGGCCAGTCCGGCGCCACGCTCTACATGGTCAACCACGGCATCTCGACGGCAGCCCTGATGCTGGTCGCCGGCTTCCTGATCTCGCGGCGCGGCTCGCGGCTCATCGCCGACTACGGCGGTGTGCAGAAGGTCGCCCCGGTACTCGCCGGCACCTTCCTGATCGGCGGTCTGGCGACGCTGTCGCTGCCCGGGCTCGCGCCCTTCGTGAGCGAGTTCCTCGTCCTGGTCGGCACGTTCGCGCGCTACCCGGCGATCGGCATCATCGCCACCTTCGGCATCGTCCTCGCCGCGCTCTACACCCTCGTCCTCTACCAGCGGACGATGACGGGCCCGGTGAAGCCCGAGGTCTCGGCGATGCCGGACCTCCGCGCGCGTGAGCTCGTGGTCGTCGCCCCGCTGATCGTGCTGCTGATCTTCCTCGGCGTCTACCCGAAGCCGGTCACGGACATCGTGAACCCGGCGGTCAAGCAGACCCTGTCCGACGTACACAAGAAGGACCCCAAGCCCGAGGTGGAGGCGGCCAAGTGA
- the nuoN gene encoding NADH-quinone oxidoreductase subunit NuoN — MSASAVHSLWTTAATAADPISKIDSPKIEYGQLSPTLIVVGAAIIGVLVEAFVPRKHRYYAQLFVSVVALVAAFAAVVALAADGYGTTKARIAAMGAIAVDGPALFLQGTILLAALVGLFTFAERRLDPETHGNRVDSFAAQAASVPGSDSEKAAVKAGFTTTEVFPLLLFAVAGMLVFPSANDLLTLFIALEVFSLPLYLLCALARRKRLMSQEAAVKYFLLGAFASAFTLFGIALLYGYAGSVSYGTIAQVVDGTVQNVDPALADTMGNDALLLVGAAMIVMGLLFKVGAVPFHMWTPDVYQGAPTPVTGFMAAATKVAAFGAMLRLLYVVLPGLRWDWRPVMWGVAIVTMLGGAIVAITQTDIKRLLAYSSIAHAGFILAGVIATTPDGVSSVLFYLAAYSFVTIGAFAVVTLVRDAGGEATHLSKWAGLGRRSPLVAAVFAVFLLAFAGIPLTSGFAGKFAVFKAAAEGGAAPLVVVGVISSAIAAFFYIRVIVLMFFSEPRPEGPTVAVPSPLTMMAIGVGVAVTLVLGVAPQYFLDLANQAGVFVR; from the coding sequence GTGAGCGCATCAGCCGTCCACAGCCTGTGGACAACGGCGGCAACCGCGGCCGACCCGATCTCGAAGATCGACTCGCCGAAGATCGAGTACGGGCAATTGTCGCCCACCTTGATCGTCGTGGGCGCGGCGATCATCGGGGTGCTGGTCGAGGCGTTCGTGCCGCGCAAGCACCGCTACTACGCACAACTGTTCGTGTCCGTCGTGGCGCTGGTCGCCGCCTTCGCCGCAGTGGTCGCGCTGGCGGCGGACGGGTACGGCACCACGAAGGCGCGCATCGCCGCCATGGGCGCGATCGCGGTCGACGGACCGGCCCTCTTCCTCCAGGGCACGATCCTGCTGGCCGCCCTGGTCGGCCTGTTCACCTTCGCCGAACGGCGCCTCGATCCCGAGACGCACGGCAACCGGGTCGACTCGTTCGCCGCCCAAGCAGCCTCCGTGCCGGGCAGTGACAGCGAGAAGGCCGCGGTCAAGGCCGGGTTCACGACCACCGAGGTCTTCCCGCTGCTGCTGTTCGCGGTCGCCGGCATGCTGGTCTTCCCGTCGGCCAACGACCTGCTGACCCTCTTCATCGCCCTGGAAGTCTTCTCGCTGCCCCTGTACCTCCTGTGTGCGCTGGCCCGCCGCAAGCGGCTCATGTCGCAGGAGGCCGCGGTCAAGTACTTCCTCCTCGGCGCGTTCGCCTCCGCGTTCACCCTCTTCGGCATCGCACTGCTGTACGGGTACGCGGGCTCGGTGTCGTACGGGACGATCGCGCAGGTCGTCGACGGCACCGTCCAGAACGTCGACCCTGCGCTCGCCGACACCATGGGCAACGACGCGCTGCTGCTCGTCGGCGCCGCGATGATCGTCATGGGGCTGCTGTTCAAGGTGGGTGCGGTGCCGTTCCACATGTGGACGCCCGACGTCTATCAGGGCGCGCCGACCCCGGTCACCGGCTTCATGGCCGCGGCGACGAAGGTGGCCGCCTTCGGCGCGATGCTGCGCCTCCTGTACGTCGTCCTGCCCGGCCTGCGCTGGGACTGGCGGCCGGTCATGTGGGGCGTCGCGATCGTCACCATGCTGGGCGGTGCGATCGTCGCGATCACACAGACCGACATCAAGCGGCTGCTGGCGTACTCGTCCATCGCGCACGCCGGATTCATCCTTGCGGGTGTCATCGCGACCACGCCGGACGGCGTCTCGTCCGTCCTCTTCTACCTGGCCGCGTACTCGTTCGTGACGATCGGCGCGTTCGCCGTGGTCACCCTCGTGCGCGACGCCGGTGGCGAGGCCACGCACCTGTCCAAGTGGGCGGGGCTCGGCCGGCGGTCGCCACTGGTGGCAGCCGTGTTCGCGGTGTTCCTGCTGGCCTTCGCCGGTATCCCGCTGACCTCCGGTTTCGCCGGGAAGTTCGCCGTGTTCAAGGCGGCTGCGGAGGGCGGCGCGGCTCCGCTGGTCGTGGTCGGTGTGATCTCGTCGGCGATCGCCGCCTTCTTCTACATCCGGGTGATCGTGCTGATGTTCTTCAGCGAGCCGCGGCCCGAGGGCCCGACCGTCGCCGTTCCGTCGCCGCTGACGATGATGGCGATCGGCGTGGGTGTGGCGGTCACGCTGGTGCTCGGTGTGGCGCCGCAGTACTTCCTGGACCTGGCGAACCAGGCGGGAGTGTTCGTGCGCTGA